GGCGCGGGCGGGTCCGACAACGGCGAGGCGGCCGCCAAGCTCGCCCCGAAGCCCGCTGAGGAGCCCGCCGCCGACGAGGCGACCGTCCGGCTCAACCCGGGCGAGGCCCAGGACGGCCCCAAGTCGCAGCCGGTGCGCCAGCACCCGCCGCGGCCGCAGGGCTTCCGCTACGCCGGTCCGAGCCCGGACCAGTCGGACCAGCCCGCCCAGTCGGCTCAGCCCGCCCAGTCGGCTCAGTCGGCTCAGCCGGCCCAGCCCGCCAACGACCCGGGTATCACGGGCGTCTACCGCAGGTCGGAGGACGAGGTTCCGAAGCAGCCGGGCGCCGCGCCGGCCAACGAGGGCGTGCGCATCATCCGCCCGTAGCCGGGTCCGGACGACCACGAGGATGCCGAGGGAGGAGCGCCGGGGGCCGGGACCGCACAGGTCCCGCCCCCGGCGTCCTCATTGCCTCCTATGCCCCCCAATGAGGGGCAACGTCCACCCCGTACCGGCTGTCGGCTACGATGCCGAAAGCCATGATTATCCGTGCGGCCATCAGGTCTGATCTCGGCGCCATCCTGCGTCTCCTGCGCGATCTCGGCGACACAGCGCCCGCGCAGAGCCCCACCGTCCGCATGTCCTCGGCCGCCGTCCGGGCCTGGACCCGCATCGAGACCGACCCCGACCGGTCGGTGCTGGTCGCCGAACGCCGTGGACAGATCATCGGCACTCTCGACCTGATCGTGGTCGCCAACCTCACGCACGACGCCCAGCCGTGGGCGGTCATCGACAACGTCGTGGTGGACGGGCTCTGCCGGCGCCGCGGCGTGGGCCGGGCCCTGATGGACGACGCCCTGGACCGCGCCTCCCGCGCCGGCTGCTACAAGGTCGAGCTGCTCTCCCACGAGAACCGGCACGGCGCGCACGACTTCTACCGGTCGATGGGGTTCGAGAACTCCGCCGAGGGCTTCCGGCGCTTCGTCTGAGCGGCCGTCCCCGCGGAGGGGCTCAGCGCCCCGAGCGCAGCGGGATCTGCTTGAAGAACAGCACGACCACGAACGCCAGCAGCGCGATCGGGATGCCGACCAGGAACACCTGGTGCATCGCGTCGCTGAACGCCGTCAGGACCAGTTCCTGGATCGGCCCCGGCAGAGCGTGGATGGCGTCGGGGGAGCCCGCGGCGGCGGTGCCCAGCTCCTCGGGCGAGCTCCCCGCGGCGATCGCCTTCGGGGCGACCTCGGTCAGCTCGCCGGTGAGGGTGTTGGTCATGATCGCGCCGAACGCCGCGACGCCGATCGCCCCGCCGAGGTTGCGGAAGAACGACACCGACGACGTCGCGGCGGCCATGTCGCCGCGGGTCAGGGCGTTCTGCGTGGCCAGGATGAGGATCTGCATGGACATGCCGAGCCCGAGGCCGATCAGCCCGACGCCCGCGCCGACCAGCACCAGACTGGAGTCCGGGTCGAGCAGGGACAGCACGGAGAACCCCGCGGTCACCAGCAGCATGCCGATGATCGGGTAGATCTTCCACTTGCCGGTGCGGCTGACCAGGAACCCCGAGGAGATCGACGCGATCAGCAGGCCGAGCACCATGGGCAGCGTCATCAGGCCCGACGCGGTGGGGCTCATGCCCTGGACGATCTGCAGGTACTGCGGGAAGTAGATCATCACACCGAACATCGACGCGCCGACCAGCATCGACGCCAGGCCGGCCAGGTTGAAGGTGCTGTTGCGGAACAGCCGCGGCGGGATGATCGGGTCGTGGGCGCGGCGCTCGGCGACGACCGCCAGCACCGCGAGCAGCAGGGCCGCGCCGGCGAACAGGTAGGTCGGGAGGGAGTTCCACTCGAACTCCTTGCCGCCGAGGCTGAGCACGAGCATGACGGCGCTGGCCGCCCCCACGATGCAGGTCGCGCCCCACCAGTCGATCCGGGTCCCGGTGCGATCCCTGGTCGGCACGTGCAGCAGCCACTGGATCACGACGAACGCCACGACCGCCACCGGGACGGTGATGAAGAAGCACCAGCGCCAGCCCAGCGCGCTGTCCACCAGGAACCCGCCGAGCAGCGGCCCGGCCACCGTCGAGACGCCGAACACGGCGCCGAGGAAGCCGGAGTAGCGTCCCCGCTCACGCGGCTCGACGACGTCGCCCAGGATGATCTGCGGCAGCGCCGCCAGGCCGCCGGCGCCGATGCCCTGGAAGAAGCGGGCGCCGATGAGCCAGTAGATGTCCTGGGAGAAGCCGGCCGCGACCGAGGAGGTGATGAAGATGACCAGCGCGATCTGGAACAGCAGCTTGCGGCCGTAGATGTCGGAGAGCTTGCCCCACAGCGGGGTCGAGGCGGTCATCGTGAGCAGCGTCGCGCTGGCCACCCACGAGAGCTTGTCCTGTCCGCCGAGCTCGCCGATGATCGTCGGCAGCGCGGTTCCCACGATCGACGTGGTGAGCATCGAGGTCAGCATGGCCAGCATCAGGCCGATGAGGACCTGGATGACCTGGCGCCTGCTGTAGTGGACGGGCGCGTCCCGCTCCGCAGGCCCCTTCTTCCGCTGCGCCCCCGCTTCCTCCATCAGCGCCGCACTCCGTTCCACGGTCCGTCCCCCACTCTGCCACCGAACCCCCATCTCCCCATTGCGGACATGCCGAACCTGACCGGCGAAACCGGTCGCAGGCATACGGGGTGGAGGAAATCACGCCCTCCTCCGGTATAAGTAAACAGTGTTGACTTGTCAAATCGCGGCGTTACCGTTCGGATGCACGGGTGCCGCATGATGGTCGTACGCGGGAGACGCCCGTGGAGAACGAGCGAGGGATCCTCAGATGGACCGGCCGGA
This sequence is a window from Spinactinospora alkalitolerans. Protein-coding genes within it:
- a CDS encoding GNAT family N-acetyltransferase, which translates into the protein MIIRAAIRSDLGAILRLLRDLGDTAPAQSPTVRMSSAAVRAWTRIETDPDRSVLVAERRGQIIGTLDLIVVANLTHDAQPWAVIDNVVVDGLCRRRGVGRALMDDALDRASRAGCYKVELLSHENRHGAHDFYRSMGFENSAEGFRRFV
- a CDS encoding MDR family MFS transporter; its protein translation is MEEAGAQRKKGPAERDAPVHYSRRQVIQVLIGLMLAMLTSMLTTSIVGTALPTIIGELGGQDKLSWVASATLLTMTASTPLWGKLSDIYGRKLLFQIALVIFITSSVAAGFSQDIYWLIGARFFQGIGAGGLAALPQIILGDVVEPRERGRYSGFLGAVFGVSTVAGPLLGGFLVDSALGWRWCFFITVPVAVVAFVVIQWLLHVPTRDRTGTRIDWWGATCIVGAASAVMLVLSLGGKEFEWNSLPTYLFAGAALLLAVLAVVAERRAHDPIIPPRLFRNSTFNLAGLASMLVGASMFGVMIYFPQYLQIVQGMSPTASGLMTLPMVLGLLIASISSGFLVSRTGKWKIYPIIGMLLVTAGFSVLSLLDPDSSLVLVGAGVGLIGLGLGMSMQILILATQNALTRGDMAAATSSVSFFRNLGGAIGVAAFGAIMTNTLTGELTEVAPKAIAAGSSPEELGTAAAGSPDAIHALPGPIQELVLTAFSDAMHQVFLVGIPIALLAFVVVLFFKQIPLRSGR